A window from Mus caroli chromosome 2, CAROLI_EIJ_v1.1, whole genome shotgun sequence encodes these proteins:
- the LOC110289462 gene encoding igE-binding protein-like: MGSSQSHPTFLALDELLRAKGAKLKKHTIQTFLEECDKVAPWFAVSGHLTPASWDRLGKDLDFSWEQSVLKGSTRAVWKLVNTCLEDERCCHAVETGKQALEQLKEERSLKSEKVSSSNSENGSEEDIEELAWELGRSSLYPDFTGLKKETSEEQRSRNQGKTSSADLKDYRRERRRREEVTPTAPPPYQDFGVTGNSFCPDAWKEVRSSLGCFPVFLDQQGNRYHEPLDFKVIKNLAESCRAYGVSAACTTVQLEALQRYCLTPSDWAGLVKACLSPGQYLDWKAFLIGFANEQAATNAAAGNQVWDRDMLLGQGRFAQQQAGYPPQVYEQINQIGIRAWKSLPNRGEVSVNLTKIIQGATEHFADFVARMVEAAGRIFGDPDAAMPLVKQLVFEQCTKESRTTITPYKNRGIEAWICRELGGPLSNAGLAAGVMQLQGRKRGTPAGACFHCGWVGHVKKDCPERSETQGPLARHPGLCTKCRKGNHWASECRSGKDINGQPLVSSNSGAWPKNGQRAHKYVGQ, from the coding sequence ATGGGGTCATCACAGTCACACCCAACTTTTTTAGCACTTGATGAGCTGCTAAGAGCAAAGGGCGCAAAACTCAAAAAGCATACAATTCAAACCTTCCTTGAGGAGTGTGACAAGGTTGCTCCTTGGTTTGCTGTGTCGGGCCATTTGACTCCTGCTAGCTGGGATAGGTTGGGGAAAGACCTAGATTTCTCCTGGGAGCAGAGTGTCCTTAAAGGAAGTACTAGAGCAGTGTGGAAACTAGTGAATACCTGTTTAGAAGATGAGCGCTGTTGTCATGCAGTGGaaacaggcaagcaagcactaGAACAATTGAAGGAAGAGAGATCATTAAAGTCTGAAAAGGTGAGCTCATCAAACTCTGAAAATGGATCAGAGGAGGATATAGAGGAGCTAGCATGGGAGTTAGGAAGAAGCTCCTTGTATCCTGATTTTACAGGATTAAAGAAGGAGACAAGCGAGGAGCAGAGGAGTAGAAATCAAGGCAAAACCTCTAGTGCAGACCTTAAAGATTACAGacgagaaaggaggaggagggaggaagtgacCCCTACAGCTCCCCCACCCTATCAAGATTTCGGTGTGACTGGCAACTCGTTTTGCCCTGATGCTTGGAAGGAGGTTAGATCCTCGTTGGGTTGCTTCCCTGTTTTCCTAGATCAACAAGGGAATCGTTACCATGAACCATTGGActttaaagttattaaaaatttAGCAGAATCTTGCAGAGCCTATGGAGTCTCTGCTGCCTGCACCACAGTTCAGCTAGAAGCGCTACAGCGCTATTGCCTAACACCCAGTGATTGGGCAGGGTTGGTGAAGGCATGCTTGTCTCCTGGACAATATCTGGATTGGAAAGCATTCCTGATTGGATTTGCTAATGAGCAGGCCGCCACTAATGCAGCTGCGGGGAATCAAGTCTGGGATAGAGATATGTTACTTGGTCAAGGTCGTTTTGCTCAACAGCAAGCTGGTTACCCCCCACAAGTTTATGAGCAGATTAATCAGATAGGAATTAGAGCCTGGAAGTCTTTACCAAATAGAGGAGAAGTGAGTGTGAATCTAACAAAGATTATACAGGGAGCTACTGAGCATTTTGCTGATTTTGTGGCTAGAATGGTTGAAGCTGCTGGGAGGATCTTTGGAGATCCTGATGCTGCTATGCCGTTAGTTAAACAACTGGTATTTGAGCAGTGTACTAAGGAGAGTAGAACAACCATTACTCCCTACAAGAATAGGGGAATTGAGGCCTGGATTTGCCGAGAGCTTGGAGGGCCTTTGAGCAATGCTGGACTGGCCGCAGGGGTGATGCAATTGCAGGGGAGAAAAAGGGGAACTCCTGCAGGAGCATGTTTCCACTGTGGCTGGGTGGGACATGTTAAAAAGGATTGTCCAGAAAGAAGTGAAACACAAGGACCTTTAGCTAGACATCCAGGACTATGCACAAAATGTAGGAAAGGAAACCATTGGGCCAGTGAATGTCGATCTGGAAAGGACATCAACGGACAGCCCCTTGTCTCCTCTAATTCAGGAGCTTGGCCAAAAAATGGCCAGCGGGCCCACAAATATGTGGGGCAATGA